One region of Priestia megaterium genomic DNA includes:
- a CDS encoding Rpn family recombination-promoting nuclease/putative transposase: protein MHDYHSTFQLYEREQKVLLTDMLEIHFMELPKLLIKWRNKEVDPREDQLVLWLLLLEASEDEKITHVLEEIVMQEDQVLKKAMDEWERVSQDPEVILAYEARRKALLDEKSALRRAENQGETKALRTVVLSMTEKGMNPTEIAGLTGIPEEIIKKLLQQ, encoded by the coding sequence ATCCATGATTATCATTCGACCTTTCAGTTATATGAAAGAGAACAAAAAGTACTCTTAACAGATATGCTCGAAATCCATTTCATGGAGCTACCTAAGTTATTGATTAAGTGGCGTAACAAAGAGGTTGACCCTCGAGAGGATCAACTCGTACTATGGTTATTATTACTTGAAGCATCCGAAGATGAAAAAATCACTCATGTATTGGAGGAGATTGTGATGCAAGAAGATCAAGTATTAAAAAAAGCAATGGATGAATGGGAACGTGTAAGTCAGGATCCTGAAGTCATACTAGCATATGAAGCTCGACGGAAAGCTTTGTTAGATGAAAAATCCGCGTTAAGAAGAGCAGAAAACCAAGGAGAGACAAAAGCTCTGAGAACAGTGGTATTGAGTATGACTGAAAAAGGAATGAATCCTACTGAAATAGCAGGATTAACAGGAATTCCAGAAGAGATAATTAAGAAGCTACTTCAGCAGTAA
- a CDS encoding Ger(x)C family spore germination protein has protein sequence MKRKGFFLLLMMTITILLTSCWSKKELTDLAIVAALGVDKTKDGRYHITLQIINPGNVAGGMQGGGGGTQSPPITIYSASGDNVVEASRRASGRISRRLYYAHTNLVVVGEKLAKEEGINTLVDAFDRDPEFRNTSTLVIANHSSAADLVKTLTPVDKIPANKVLKTLEFTERKWGENVKTSLQEVMKSLESPGRGTVVSGFRLDGNPQQAQKLDNLQESAPGATLRASGIAVLKQGKLVDWLYGKPARGTVWILDKIQGTDINIDWKGRKEAIAYQTVRQKTSVSAQVKNGQPHISVHTRVEGDIGDMEVPVDITNPKVITKIEQSVRKEIKKELKTAIERAQKNKTDILGFGEVVHRTRPNQFKKLKMEWNDVYFPKLDVDITVEAYVRRAGLRNKSFLSGIKENQK, from the coding sequence ATGAAGCGTAAGGGATTTTTTCTTTTGTTGATGATGACGATAACCATCTTGCTCACAAGTTGTTGGAGTAAAAAGGAGTTAACTGACCTTGCCATCGTGGCAGCTCTGGGCGTCGATAAAACAAAAGATGGAAGATATCACATAACGCTCCAAATTATTAATCCAGGGAATGTGGCAGGAGGTATGCAAGGAGGTGGTGGTGGTACCCAGAGCCCTCCTATTACCATTTATTCAGCTTCAGGAGACAATGTAGTCGAAGCAAGTAGACGGGCTTCGGGCAGAATTTCTCGACGATTGTATTATGCTCATACAAACTTGGTCGTGGTTGGTGAAAAACTGGCCAAAGAAGAAGGAATTAATACATTAGTGGATGCGTTTGATCGAGATCCAGAATTTCGAAATACTTCCACCCTCGTGATTGCCAACCATTCGTCCGCAGCTGACCTTGTGAAAACGTTAACACCAGTTGATAAGATTCCAGCGAATAAAGTGCTAAAAACCTTAGAATTTACGGAAAGAAAATGGGGAGAGAATGTAAAAACATCGCTTCAAGAGGTGATGAAGAGCCTTGAATCTCCCGGAAGAGGAACTGTCGTATCAGGATTTCGTCTAGATGGGAATCCCCAGCAAGCACAAAAGCTGGATAACCTTCAAGAAAGTGCACCTGGAGCGACACTTCGAGCTTCGGGAATTGCTGTCTTAAAACAGGGAAAACTAGTAGATTGGCTGTATGGAAAACCAGCAAGAGGAACGGTATGGATTCTCGACAAAATCCAAGGAACGGATATTAATATTGATTGGAAAGGAAGAAAAGAAGCAATTGCTTATCAAACTGTACGACAAAAAACAAGTGTGTCTGCTCAAGTGAAGAATGGGCAACCTCATATTTCTGTTCATACACGTGTTGAAGGAGATATCGGTGACATGGAGGTACCTGTTGATATCACCAATCCAAAGGTCATTACAAAAATCGAACAATCGGTGAGGAAAGAAATTAAAAAAGAGCTAAAGACAGCTATTGAACGTGCGCAAAAAAACAAAACGGATATCTTGGGGTTTGGCGAAGTGGTTCACCGTACTAGACCAAATCAATTTAAGAAATTAAAAATGGAATGGAATGATGTGTACTTTCCGAAGTTAGATGTAGATATTACAGTGGAAGCCTATGTACGTCGCGCTGGCTTACGAAACAAGTCATTTCTTTCAGGAATAAAAGAGAATCAAAAGTAA
- a CDS encoding CBO0543 family protein, protein MYVFLCFLVFNLLAFFAPKRLVPIEIYATCVFAYAYGVTTDLVLDLHYNLYGYLQKGFQWLSLLAVIMYFPSISFLFLNFYSFNKGLGGKVLYILSWTLFSVVFEWFVVNTDFFYYNGWKLLYSALVYPIIFLILVGNLKLVRKIMASK, encoded by the coding sequence ATGTATGTCTTTCTGTGCTTTTTAGTTTTTAATTTACTAGCATTTTTCGCACCTAAAAGATTAGTTCCTATTGAAATATATGCTACATGCGTTTTTGCCTATGCTTATGGGGTAACAACAGATTTAGTGTTAGATCTGCATTACAATTTGTATGGTTATCTTCAAAAAGGGTTTCAGTGGTTATCGCTTTTAGCAGTTATTATGTATTTTCCCTCTATCAGTTTTTTGTTTTTAAATTTTTACTCGTTTAACAAAGGTTTAGGAGGAAAAGTACTTTACATTTTAAGTTGGACACTTTTTTCTGTTGTATTTGAATGGTTCGTAGTTAATACGGACTTTTTTTATTATAATGGCTGGAAATTACTATATTCGGCTCTAGTATACCCAATCATTTTTCTTATTCTTGTAGGTAACTTGAAATTGGTAAGAAAAATAATGGCTAGTAAATGA
- a CDS encoding spore germination protein — protein MPSFFKDRKPKKKRQQNDENKTTDHPIELIQVSLSGNLNMIKQKTGNSSDVVIREIKMGGNSDIKTAIVYVEGIVDNQSIQEYLLQSMMKDDHKEEINQHNAIDLLSKDIMTIGNISSITNLDDLFASLMAGDTLILVDGVDQALSASTKGGEKRSIAESTTQMVVRGPKGAFTESLGTNTAMVRRIIKTPDLWMESLKVGRATKTDVTLMYINGIANDKVVKEIRQRLHRIDIDSILESGYIEQLIEDQTFTPFPTIYNTERPDVVAGNLLEGRIAIFVDGTPFVLIAPAVFMQFFQSAEDYYARFDIATSIRLLRIFMFMISLIAPATYVAVTTFHQEMVPTTLIVAIAAQREAVPFPAFVEALLMELTFEILREAGIRLPKAIGSAVSIVGALVIGQAAVQASIVSPAMVIIVSITAIASFATPSFDMAISARLIRFLFMIGAATFGFYGIILCLLMMVVHLCSLRSFGVPYMAPFAPFIPVNNGDTIVRLPWWTLRQRPRLITANTVREGANQYPHPPASRGMVNRDLEEGDNNEA, from the coding sequence ATGCCTTCGTTTTTTAAAGATCGCAAACCAAAAAAGAAACGACAACAGAATGACGAAAATAAAACTACTGATCATCCAATAGAACTGATACAAGTTTCATTATCGGGCAACCTTAACATGATTAAACAGAAAACTGGAAATAGTTCAGATGTCGTTATTCGTGAGATAAAAATGGGGGGGAATTCCGACATTAAAACGGCGATTGTCTATGTAGAAGGAATTGTAGACAATCAGTCGATTCAAGAGTATCTACTGCAATCTATGATGAAGGATGATCATAAAGAAGAAATAAATCAACACAATGCGATAGACCTGCTTTCTAAAGATATAATGACAATTGGAAACATATCTTCCATCACTAATTTGGATGATTTATTTGCATCTTTAATGGCAGGCGATACTCTTATTTTAGTGGATGGAGTAGATCAGGCGCTGAGTGCTAGCACCAAAGGTGGAGAAAAGCGCTCCATTGCGGAATCTACTACCCAAATGGTGGTGCGAGGGCCAAAAGGAGCATTTACCGAGTCTCTTGGGACCAATACAGCTATGGTACGCCGCATCATTAAGACCCCCGATTTATGGATGGAGTCTTTAAAAGTTGGACGTGCGACAAAGACAGATGTGACGCTTATGTACATAAATGGCATTGCCAATGATAAAGTCGTTAAAGAAATTCGTCAACGATTACATCGCATTGATATAGATAGCATTTTGGAATCAGGTTATATTGAACAACTAATAGAGGATCAAACATTCACCCCTTTTCCAACTATCTACAATACGGAAAGACCTGATGTTGTAGCTGGAAACTTGTTAGAAGGGCGGATTGCTATATTTGTGGATGGGACCCCTTTTGTACTCATTGCGCCAGCTGTATTTATGCAATTTTTCCAATCGGCTGAAGATTATTATGCCCGGTTCGACATTGCAACCTCGATTCGTCTTTTACGTATTTTTATGTTTATGATTTCGCTTATTGCGCCTGCTACCTATGTCGCCGTTACAACCTTCCACCAGGAAATGGTGCCCACAACGCTGATTGTAGCCATTGCGGCACAAAGGGAAGCTGTTCCTTTCCCAGCATTTGTGGAAGCTCTTCTCATGGAACTAACCTTTGAAATCTTACGAGAAGCAGGGATACGCTTACCCAAAGCCATTGGTTCAGCCGTATCCATTGTCGGGGCCCTCGTAATTGGCCAAGCAGCTGTTCAAGCAAGTATTGTGTCACCAGCAATGGTTATCATTGTATCGATCACAGCCATTGCTAGTTTTGCCACACCTTCTTTTGATATGGCGATTTCAGCTCGCTTAATTCGTTTTTTGTTTATGATTGGTGCAGCAACATTTGGTTTCTACGGCATCATTTTGTGTCTTTTAATGATGGTTGTCCATCTATGCAGCTTACGTTCATTTGGAGTACCCTATATGGCCCCATTTGCTCCCTTCATCCCCGTAAATAATGGAGATACTATCGTAAGATTACCGTGGTGGACGCTGAGACAAAGACCTCGATTAATTACTGCTAATACGGTTCGAGAAGGAGCAAATCAATACCCACATCCTCCTGCATCTCGTGGTATGGTAAATCGGGACCTTGAAGAAGGTGACAACAATGAAGCGTAA
- a CDS encoding GerAB/ArcD/ProY family transporter, translating into MEKAKISSSQLFILMVLFELGSALLVPLAIDAKQDAWLAILLGMVFSFVLLLVYHRLYTYYPDLLPTEYMQKILGKVMGTVLAFVYILYFMYDASRVLRDFGEMLLTFAYPDTPLFIANALLMLVIIYTIRKGIEVIARSGELLFIFMYVLAVAGFILIVSSGLIEIKNLQPILEEGLFPVLKVVFTQTLYFPFTEVIVFTMILPYLNNPKKAKVTMLCATGLSGINLIITMLINVCVLGVDLTARSQYPLLSTIESIQVANFLERLDVFFMLALIITIFFKICLLFYAAVVGTATLFKVKSPSRLSYPLGLIILFLSITIASNLQEHNHEGLKVAMFVIHIPLLAIVPPFLLLVAFFKNRKKHGKNTLN; encoded by the coding sequence ATGGAAAAAGCTAAGATTAGTTCTAGTCAGCTCTTTATCTTAATGGTCCTATTCGAACTGGGTAGTGCTTTACTGGTACCTCTTGCGATAGATGCAAAACAAGACGCTTGGCTTGCGATTCTGCTTGGAATGGTATTCAGTTTCGTTCTATTATTAGTCTATCATAGGCTTTATACATATTACCCTGACCTTTTGCCTACCGAATATATGCAAAAAATCTTAGGTAAGGTCATGGGCACCGTACTAGCATTTGTTTACATTCTTTACTTTATGTACGATGCCTCAAGGGTTCTACGTGATTTTGGTGAGATGCTGTTAACTTTTGCCTATCCTGACACACCTTTATTCATCGCGAATGCATTATTAATGCTTGTCATTATTTACACAATTAGAAAAGGAATTGAGGTCATAGCTCGATCAGGAGAATTGCTGTTTATTTTTATGTATGTCCTTGCGGTTGCTGGCTTTATCTTAATTGTTTCTTCTGGTTTAATTGAGATTAAAAATTTACAACCTATTTTGGAAGAAGGCTTATTCCCTGTCCTAAAAGTGGTATTTACTCAAACTTTGTATTTCCCATTTACAGAAGTCATTGTATTTACCATGATTTTGCCGTATTTAAATAATCCTAAGAAGGCAAAGGTGACCATGCTATGTGCAACGGGATTAAGTGGAATCAATTTAATTATTACCATGCTTATTAATGTCTGTGTACTGGGTGTTGATTTAACTGCACGTTCACAATACCCACTTCTTAGCACAATTGAGAGCATCCAAGTAGCTAACTTTTTAGAACGGCTTGATGTATTTTTTATGCTTGCTTTAATTATCACCATCTTCTTTAAAATCTGCTTATTATTTTACGCAGCTGTCGTAGGTACGGCTACTCTATTCAAAGTTAAATCACCTTCACGGTTATCATATCCTTTGGGGCTAATCATTCTCTTTTTATCTATTACCATTGCGAGTAATCTTCAAGAGCATAACCATGAAGGACTGAAAGTGGCAATGTTTGTTATACATATCCCTCTTCTTGCAATTGTTCCTCCTTTTCTTCTTCTTGTAGCTTTCTTTAAAAATAGGAAGAAGCATGGAAAGAACACATTGAACTAG
- a CDS encoding GerAB/ArcD/ProY family transporter yields the protein MEKAKISASQLFILMVLFELGTSLLLPIAMDAKQDAWLAILFGMVLSFVLLLVYHRLYLYYPDLLPTEYMQKILGKALGSLLAFIYIFYFIYDVARVLRDIGEMLLTFAYPDTPLFIANALLILVIIYTVRKGIEVIARSGEIFFIFMYILAVTGFILIVCSGLIDFKNLRPVLEEGIFPILKVTFNQILYFPFGEAIVFTMILPYLKNPKKAKVTMIWATGLTGINLTITMIVNLSVLGVDLTARSQFPLLSTVQSIQVADFLERLDVFFMLALVIGGFFKISVLFYAAVIGTANLFKIKSPSRLSYPFGIIILFMSLTISSNFQEHVHEGIGVEMFVLHIPLLAIIPPLLLLIAFLKNRKKQKV from the coding sequence ATGGAAAAAGCCAAAATTAGTGCTAGTCAGCTCTTTATCCTAATGGTTCTGTTTGAACTAGGTACTTCTTTATTGTTACCTATTGCCATGGACGCAAAACAGGACGCTTGGCTTGCGATTCTATTTGGAATGGTACTCAGTTTCGTTCTATTACTAGTCTACCATAGGCTTTATCTGTATTACCCAGATCTCCTTCCTACAGAATACATGCAAAAGATTCTAGGGAAAGCGCTGGGTTCATTACTTGCCTTTATATATATCTTTTATTTTATCTATGATGTAGCAAGGGTTCTACGTGATATAGGTGAGATGTTGTTGACCTTTGCTTACCCGGATACCCCTTTATTTATTGCCAATGCTTTGCTGATCCTTGTTATTATTTATACGGTCCGCAAAGGAATTGAAGTAATAGCCCGATCGGGAGAAATCTTTTTCATATTCATGTATATACTAGCCGTTACTGGTTTTATTCTGATTGTGTGTTCGGGGCTAATCGATTTTAAGAACTTACGACCTGTACTTGAAGAAGGAATTTTTCCTATCCTAAAGGTCACATTTAATCAGATTTTATATTTCCCTTTCGGAGAAGCCATTGTTTTCACAATGATTTTACCCTATTTGAAAAATCCAAAAAAGGCAAAAGTGACCATGATATGGGCAACGGGATTAACAGGCATCAATCTAACCATTACCATGATTGTAAACCTTAGTGTACTTGGTGTGGATTTGACTGCACGTTCGCAGTTCCCTCTTCTTAGCACTGTACAAAGTATTCAAGTAGCTGACTTTTTGGAACGCCTTGATGTATTTTTTATGCTTGCTTTAGTTATTGGTGGTTTTTTTAAGATTAGTGTGCTATTTTACGCGGCTGTCATAGGAACTGCCAACTTGTTTAAGATTAAATCACCTTCACGACTGTCATATCCTTTCGGAATCATCATTTTATTTATGTCTCTGACGATTTCTAGTAATTTTCAAGAACATGTCCATGAAGGAATAGGAGTAGAAATGTTTGTTCTGCATATTCCTCTTCTCGCGATTATTCCTCCTCTGCTTCTTCTTATTGCATTCTTAAAAAATAGAAAGAAGCAGAAAGTATAA
- a CDS encoding GerAB/ArcD/ProY family transporter — protein sequence MEKAKISASQLFILMVLFELGSALLVPLAIRAKQDAWLAILLGMLGSFVLFLVYHKLYSYYPNLLPTEYMQKILGKVMGTVLAFVYILYFMYDASRVLRDFGEMLLTFAYPDTPLFIANALLMLVIIYTIRKGIEVIARSGELLFIFMYVLAVAGFILIVSSGLIDFKNLQPVLEEGILPTVKVAASETLYFPFTEAIVFTMILPYLNNSKKAKVTMLCATGLSGINLVITMLINISVIGVNLTARSQFPLLSTVASIQVADFLERLDVFFMLAMVIGIFFKVTILFYAATIGTANLFKIKSPSKLAYPLGIVILFLSITIASNFQEHLHEGLYIAKFILHIPLFIIIPPILLFIAFLQKRKDHGGKHV from the coding sequence ATGGAGAAAGCAAAAATTAGTGCCAGTCAGCTCTTTATTTTAATGGTTCTGTTTGAGCTGGGGAGTGCTTTACTGGTACCTCTTGCCATAAGAGCTAAACAGGATGCATGGCTTGCGATTCTGCTGGGCATGTTAGGAAGCTTTGTTTTATTTTTAGTTTATCATAAACTTTATTCGTATTATCCCAACCTCTTACCCACAGAATATATGCAAAAAATCTTAGGTAAAGTGATGGGCACCGTACTGGCTTTTGTTTACATTCTTTATTTTATGTATGATGCCTCAAGGGTTCTACGTGATTTTGGTGAAATGCTGTTAACTTTTGCCTATCCTGACACGCCTTTATTCATCGCGAATGCATTATTAATGCTTGTCATTATTTACACAATTAGAAAAGGAATTGAGGTCATAGCTCGATCAGGAGAATTGCTGTTTATTTTTATGTATGTTCTTGCGGTTGCTGGCTTTATCTTAATTGTTTCTTCTGGTTTAATTGATTTCAAGAATTTACAACCTGTTTTGGAAGAAGGAATATTACCAACGGTAAAGGTTGCAGCGTCTGAAACCTTATATTTTCCATTTACCGAAGCTATCGTATTCACAATGATTTTGCCGTATTTAAATAACTCGAAGAAAGCAAAGGTGACCATGCTATGTGCAACGGGATTAAGTGGAATCAATTTAGTTATTACGATGCTCATTAATATCAGTGTAATTGGTGTTAATCTAACTGCTCGTTCCCAATTTCCACTTCTTAGTACAGTCGCGAGCATCCAAGTAGCAGATTTTTTAGAAAGGCTTGATGTATTTTTTATGCTTGCTATGGTGATTGGCATTTTTTTTAAGGTTACCATATTATTTTATGCAGCCACTATAGGAACAGCTAACTTATTCAAAATTAAATCACCTTCAAAGTTAGCGTATCCTTTAGGTATTGTTATTCTATTTCTATCTATCACAATCGCGAGTAATTTCCAAGAACACCTCCATGAAGGATTATATATAGCCAAGTTTATTCTACATATTCCTCTATTCATAATAATTCCTCCTATCCTTCTTTTTATAGCTTTCTTACAAAAAAGGAAGGACCATGGGGGCAAACATGTTTGA